Below is a window of Mycolicibacterium rhodesiae NBB3 DNA.
TGGCGCGAGCCACCCGCTGTGTGCAGAGGATCACCTGAGTCAAATTGATGCGGATCAACGAATCCCAGCCGTTGGGCGACGTCTCGAGGAGACCGGACCAGAACACACCACCAGCGTTGTTCACCAAGATCGTCGGCGTGCCGAGTTCACCCACGGTCGCGGCGAGAGCGGTGTCGACTTGCTCAGGATCGCGGACGTCCGTCACGTGAGCAAAGCCACCGACCTCCGACGCGACCTCGGCTGCCGAGGCTGCGTCCTTCTCCCACACCGCCACCTTCGCTCCGAACTCGGCGAACGCCGCGACCACTGCCCTGCCGATGCCAGCTCCGCCACCGGTCACGACGGCAACGTGACCGACGAGCGAGACCGCATCACGGCGTAGGACCATCAGACCTCCTTGCTATGCGCTTTAGGGACTATACGACTAGACATATAATGCTCTATTGTTTCACTCGGAGATACCGGGAGTAATGGATGTCGTTTGAAGAAAACTACGGTCCTTGGGCGCTTGTCGCCGGCGCATCGGAGGGCCTCGGCGCCGCGCTCGCCATCGGCGCCGCCGAACAAGGCTGCAACGTCGCACTCCTCGCGCGTACCGAATCGAAGCTGGCAGATGTTTCCGCCCACATCGAGCGAACCTACGGTGTCCAGACCCGCACGTTGGCGGTCGATCTCAGCGACCCCGATGCCACACATCGCGTGATCGAGGGCGTCGACGATCTCGAGATCGGACTCTTCATCTACAACGCCGCCGCCGAGCCGCGCGGGTTGTTCCTCGACACCCCTGACGATGAGCTCGTCCGCAATGTGTACATGAACTGCACAGTCCCTACGCTGCTCACCAAGTCGCTCGCCGCCAAGATGGTCGACCGCGGGCGCGGCGGCATTGCGCTGTGCTCGTCCGGGGGTGCACTACAGGGCTTGCGTATTTTCGCGGCCTACGGCGCCGCCAAGGCCTACGAGTTGCTTCTCGCAGAAGGCTTGTGGGACGAGCTGCGCGGGTCTGGCGTCGACGTCATGGGTTACATCATCGGCACGACACTGACGCCCGAGTTCCGCCGCAACATGGACGTCACTCCCGACGTCGAATCGAACTTACGTGCCGCCGGCGCACAGAGCCCGGAGGAGTGCGCAGCCCGCTTCTATGAAGTATTCGGTAGCGGCCCAAGGGGATATGCCAGCGATCATATCGAGGTGAACTTTGCGGCCAATGCGCGTCTGCCAAGGGCTGAAGTGGTGGCCGCCATGGGCGAACACATGCAGGCAAGCTTTGGTTGAAGGCAATTCGGCGATCGGGTAGACACCTGCATCGCACATGTTCAAGCATCGAACTGACAACGGAGGCACCTATGAACCGTCTCAAGGGCAAGGTCGCCCTCGTCACTGGAGCGGCCCGCGGCCAGGGACGCAGCCACGCCGTCCACCTCGCAGATGAGGGGGCCGACATCATCGCGGTCGACATCTGCGCCGACATCGAGTCGAATGAGTACCCGCTTGCCACTCCCGAGGACCTCGACGAGACAGCGAAACTAATCGAGAAGTCGGGTCAGCGGGTCGTGACGGCTGTGGTCGACGTGCGCGACCGCGCAGCTCTCAAGGCGGCGCTGGACGACGCCATCGCGCAATTGGGCGGCCTTCATGTTGTCGTCGCGAACGCGGGAATCTGCCCACAGGGCAATCATATTCCGTATAGGGGCTTCATCGATGCCTTCGACGTCGACTTCGTCGGCGTCGTCAACACCATTCACGTGAGTCTCGACCATCTGACTGCTGGCGGCTCGGTCATCGTGACGGGTTCCATTGCCGGACTCGTCGACCAGAAGGATCTCGCGACCGGCGGCGGACCGCAGGGTCCCGGCGGGGCCGGCTATGGAATGGCGAAGAAGATGGTGCGCGACTATACGAAGGCGCTGGCCCTCACGATGGCTCCGCACAGCGTGCGGATCAACGCCGTCCATCCGACAAACGTGAACACCGACATGCTTCACAACTTGCCGATGTACCGGACCTTTCGGCCCGACCTGCCCGATCCGACCCGCGAAGATGCCGAGTTGGTATTCCCGATATTGCAGGCCATGCCGACGCCTTGGGTTGAACCGGAGGATATTTCGCACGCGGTTGTGTACCTGGCCTCCGACGAATCCCGTTTCGTCACGGGGCAGCAGCTCTTCGTCGACGCCGGCGCCGGACTCAAGATGGGCATGTAGCCAGCGGGTTCTTCGAGTCGACGACCTCGCCGGAGGCGGCAGTATGGCGGGACAGAGTTGGTAGCTTCAGGCGGCTGGATGCGCACGGGTCACGCCAATTTGGCCGAACCACGTGCGCGGGACGCCATCTGGCTGGCATGTGTGAGAGCGGTTAGTGCATCGATGTCGCGCGTCAGCTGGTGGTAGAGGACGGCCGGTCCAAGCCATCTGCCCACGAGATTGCGAAGTGCCACTGGGTTGAGTGGACGCTCGGGAGGATCGAGCAGAATTGACTGGACTGTGCGCACAGCGAGTTCGATGAGGTCGTCCATCGCAGCGTCATCGAATCCATGGGCGGCCCAGTCGACGTCATACCGTCGGAACATCTCTCGTCCGAGACCAAATGCCGCACCGGCGGTGAACGAGGCCGACGTGCCACCCGGTAACCGTGCTTCTAGGACGCGCGTCATCAGCGGGTCGTCGGCGAACTCCTCGGCCGCGAATGCTACGCCCTCTACGACGGCAGCCGCCGGATTCGTCCACCCACGCAGGTGATCGGCTAGACGATCGAGAAAGCCGTTGGCCGAACGCATCTGGCTGCCGACCACGAGCGCTTCAGACCCAGGAAAGTATCGGTAGATGGTCTGACGGCTCACTCCCAGAACGCGAGCCACGTCGCTGACGCGAATGGGCGAGCCGCCTTCGGCAACCAAGGAGTCAACTGCGTCCAGAATCCTGTTGACGGCTTCCTCATCGGAGGTCGGCGTGTGACGGCTTCCCGTCATCGGCGGACTAGCAGCACTGAGCGGGCGGCGTCACCAAGAACTGGATGGTAATTCGGCCAGACAAGTCGGGCGAGGTGTTCGGCGTCGGCGCTGCCAACGACCGCCAATTGGATTGAGTCGCCGTGGCTGTCGTCGCGCCGGGTCCCTGCCCGCCGCGCAGCGACGGTTCGTACATGAACGTCCGGATAGCGTCGTATCCAGCTGTCCAATCGCATGTCGATCAAGAGCACCGGCGCCCTCCGCAGCCGGCCTTCCTCCATCGCGCGGTGCACGACGGCGTCATTATCGGGATCGTCGTTTTGCACCGCAGCGACCCAACCGGTGTCCGCTGAGGGCACCCCGCCGGATCGGATGATTGCGACGGGGCAGTGCGCGTGCTTTGCCAGGGCGGCCGCGGTCGGACCGAGCGGTATGTGTGCGCATGGTCCCCTGCCCGCTGTTCCGACGCACACCAGTGCCGCGGTGCGGGATTCATCGATGAGCGCACAGTCGGGACGCCCGTGTACCACGGCGGTCTCGATGTGGACCGTCCTTCCCAAATCGTGAGCAGTCATCTCTACGCGGTATTGGGCCGATGCGATTAGTTCGGCATCGCGCGCAACGGTGTCAACAGTCGAGCGGCACGCGCGTTTCTCCTCGCTGACATGCACGAGGCGTAGCGGCACGCCAAGGCTGCTGGCCTCGGCTACCGCCCAGGCCGCGGCGTCAAGTGCGGCTTGGGAGCCGTCGATGCCGACGACCACCGATCGGCCGTGCTGCGTCATCGCAAACGAGTTGCGATCATCGTCGCCGCGGGTGTCGCAGGTCGCCATGTAATCTCCCTTCTCCCGTCCGGACGGCTTCCCGGCCGCTTCGAGCTACTGGCTCAGCCGGAATGGCTGGCCGCGATGGTGTCGAGTGGCAGACCACGGGGGTCGTCGGGGATCCGTGGCTGCTCCGCCCTGGGCGTCCCGCCGTTGGGTAGCGCGACCGGTTCGGTGGTCGTCGTCGCTGCCCTGTCTTGACGCCCGGATGGCGGCGGTGTGGCTTTCTCTAGGAACCGGAGCAGTTCGACGGGAAAGGGAAGCACCAGGGTGGAGTTCTTCTCGGCGGCGACCTCGACGACGGTTTGTAAGAGCCGCAGTTGCAGCGCTGCCGGGTGCTCGGCCATCACCTCGGCGGCCTGGGCCAGCTTGTCGGACGCCTGCAGTTCGCCGTCTGCGGTGATGACCCGTGCCCGTCGCTCACGCTCGGCTTCGGCTTGGCGCGACATTGACCGTTTCATCGAATCGGGCAGCACCACGTCCTTGATTTCGACGCGGTCGATGTGGATTCCCCAACCCAACGCGGGGCTGTCGATCATCAATTCCAGGCCCTGGTTGAGACCTTCGCGGTTGGACAGGAGGTCGTCGAGTTCGCTCTTGCCGATGATCGAACGCAGCGATGTTTGTGCGAGCTGTCCGACGGCGGACATGTAGTCCTGTACGTCGACAGCCGCGCGCCGCGGATCGGCGACGTTGAAGTAGATGACGGCGTCGACCCGGACGGTGACGTTGTCGCGGGTGATGCCGTCTTGGGCGGGTATCGGCATTGTGATGATCTGCATGTTCACCTTGTCGAGACGGTCGGCGATCGGGACCAACCACGTCAGTCCCGGCCCGCGAACGGCCGATTGCACCCGCCCGAATCGATAGATCACGCCCCGTTGGTATTGCTTGATGACGCGAAAGTTCGATCCCAGCCAGAGCAGGCCGAGGCCGAGGGTTGCGGCGATTGCGTAAAGGATCAACATGAGGACTCCGATTCCGCCCGGGCGTCGCGGTCGGTATTCGAGGGCGACCGCGGGCTGTCGATACTGGCGGAAAGGTGACGCCTCTCGACTGGGCGAGTGGTCGGCTCCCCGGTCGAGGGGACGGCGATGTTCGTGTCGCGCGCGTGGGCCGGGCCGGTGGCGGTGGCGGTGGCCTGGGTGGTCGACGCACCGAGCAGATCGATGACGCTGATGCGAGTCGCCACCGAGGGAGCGGGCTCGGACGGCGACGGCGATACTTGCGGCAGTGGCGGGCGCCTCAGCGCCGTGGTTTCCGCTTCGTTGAGCATGCGTGGTCCTAACAGTGCCAAGCCTGCGAAGGCGGCCGAGGCGACCAGCATCTTCGCGCGCGCCCGTTGGCCGCGGCTTTCGTCGGGGCGCGGCTCCACGCCGTCGAACAGCCGGCCCAACGCCGGGCTCGTCCACCGCAGCCGGCGCTCGATCTCGCGAAGGTTGTGGAGTTCGTCGTCACTGAGCACGGCGCACCTCCTGAGCTTCGGCTGCCACGGGGCCGTCCCCGCGTTTATGTCCCAGACGGTGTTGTGCTCCGCCTTCGGACTCCCAGCGTTGGTGCGCCATCAATGCGAGTCGTCGATCCTGCGCCTGCCGCGGCCCGATCCCCAGCAGTTCGTCGGGGCTCGACAGGTCGCCGGGTTTGGACGCCGTCATCACGGCGGTGTAGGCGCGGGTGGGGTTGGCGCAGGGGGGGACGATCAGCAGAACCAGCCTGGTAAACCCCTTGGCGATCAGCGACAGTGTGTTGGTCGACGTGGTGGCCGAGCCCTCCAGGATGATGCTGCGGCCCCTGAACTCCATTCGCGAAGATGCTGGCGCCCAATTGTTCTCGTCGTAGATGACCCGGTCAACGGTCCCCATCCGCGGCGCCAGTGCTGTGAGCAGGAGGGGAAGTTCGATGTGCAGTTGATCAGTCCACGGCCACCAGCCGCCCTGCAAAAACCCGCCGGACGGGTCGACGCGCTTCAACCGCAACCGCAGCCCTCGGAAGGCCGTTGGGCCTGTCCTTAGGGCGTCGACGTGCAGAGTTGGTGCGGACATGAGCGGCCTCCTATCGTTGAGAGTCGATTGAGTCGAATCCGCTGGCATTGCGGCTTCCGGGTAAAAGCAAGGCGCCCATTAGCTTTCCGGCCTGCGTTGTCGTCGCCGCCACTTGCCCTAGGAGTGGGCTGTGGTCTGTTTCGGCGGTATTTCGACGGGGCGTTGGCCGCAGCGTGTGGCAGCCCAGTGCGTGCCAGTTGGCCCGGTCCGTTCCTCTGCGTCGTCGACTTCACTGGAACTGCCCTACGGGGGGTCGCCACCTGTCGATGGCGGTCGGGTGCGGTGACTTCAATTGAACATCAGCAGAACCCGACGCCGCCCAGAGCCTGGCAACCTCGCCGTGCAGGCGCTCCGTCTTCATATCGAGTCGGTGGGCGGCATCGGCGGCTTGGATCAACGTGTCTAGCAGTCGGTCCGCTATCGCGTGCAGGTGCGTGTAGGGGATCGTGGGATCACAGCTGGCCAAGTGATCCTGTGCGATAGTCCTGAGTTGCACCTCGACAGGCACCTGTTCGACCCGATTACTCAAGCGAACGGGGGTTTCGACAATCATGTGCAAGCTCTTGCAGCCGTTCGGTTTTGGCTTGGCGATGTAGTCTTCGACCTCGATCACGGTGACGTCCGGTAGGTCGCTGAGCCGGGCTGCGATCCGGTATGCGTTCGATACGCGATCACAGGTAATGCGTACTCCGGCGATATCGAGGATGTTCGCCCGGATATCGTCCGCGGCGAGCGGGCAGCACAACCGCTGCGCCTTTGCCACAATGCTGTCGTGGGTTTTGACCCGTGACGAGACCGCCTCGAACGGGCAGTAACCATCACGGCGGGTGAACTCCTGCTTGAGGGCGCAGACCTTCGTGGTCAGCATCGAGATCGCGATCTGATACGGCAACGCGAACTCAGTGTCCGAGCGCCCGAATTCCGTCGTCGCCGGTGCTCCAGCGGCCAGTTGGTAGACATCGCCGACGGTCACTCCCGACCTACCTCTCTTCGTCGAGGAGCTTGCTAATATAGAGGAATTCTATCATTTTAATATCTCAGCGGTGGGCGAAGGAGATGGTCATCACATGGACGCCCTAGCGGCGCGGGTGGATCTGGCCAATCGCGGCGACGTGGAGGCGCTGTTGCGCCACTTCTACGGCCAGGTCTTCATCGATGACACGCTTGCGGGGCCATTCGCGGAAATCCGAACGGACGGCCTGGATTTGTATCTTCAGGTCATGTGCGACTTCTGGCAGACCGTCCTGTTCCGCGCCGGGCTCTATGGGGGCAGCGCGGCGCGCGCTCATCAGCCTGTGCATGACCGACATGCGCTGACCGCCGGGCACTTCCTGCGCTGGCTCGAACTGTGGAATGGGGCCTAGTCGCCGAGCACGCGAAAGTCCAAGCGGCCAGAATCGCGCGCGCGATGCATCACCGGCTGACGGGCACCGACTCGAAGGAACTCGATGCCCCTGTCCAACAGTCACTCTGACCGGCTAGCTGGTAAGCGCTGCGAGCGTTCAGACGAAGTGGCTCGCCGCTTCTTGCAGATCGCCGAGACCAACGGTCAACGTTTCCCAGCTTCTGGTGGCGTCTGTCCAACGCCCCACAGGCGTATTATAAAGGAATGCAGTTATCTAAACCGGAACTCGTTATGATGGCGGAGCCCGACCGTCAGCCTCAACCAGGGCCGGCTAGTGCGGCCACCGCCACGGTGGCGTCGTCATTGGTGACGGTCTCCGACTTGGCCCGATCGGTCAACTTCTACTGCGATGTGTTCGCTTGCCAGGTCGCCCTACACGGGCAGGACACGGCATTGCTGTTGACGCCGGGCGGTTTTCAAATCTATCTGCGATCGAAAGGGCAGTCTCGGCGGGCACGTGTCGGCGCCACCGGTGTCCAGTACCTCATGTGGGCCACCGACAGCCAGGCAGAATTGCTGCGGATATCGCAGCGTCTGTTCGCCTACGATGTGGCGACCTTCTCCTACACCGAGGACGGGGTGAGTTTCGTCGAGGGGTGCGACCCCGATGGCGGAAGGGTCCTCGTCGCCTGTCCCAGTCCGCACCAGCTCCCGCGAAAGGTGATCGCCCCGCGACTGCGCGGGCGACTGCGCTCCCTTCGGTGACGCGTGCGCACCGGGGTATTCGCGGCGTGGGAGTCGTGATCCGATCGCCGTTCGGGTCGCCTGCGTTAGTCGGCTACGGCCCCGAGCGCGACGGCAGATACTCGGACACCAGCGAACCCTCGCCGAGGGTGTAGAAGATGTGTTCGTCGCCGCGCGCGCCGCCAACGATCTCGACCGACCTCCTGCCAAATCTTTTCCTGCCGCCGTCCGTCGACACGACCCTGGCGGCCAATCACTTCGAATGCGCTGACGTCAGTGTCGCCGGCCAGACCTACTTGCGGCGCTTGCGCCGTGGCCGGACCTCAATCACGGGTGGATCTTCGCGAGCAGCCAACCTGGCGATACACAGCTCGGGTTCGACAAACGGCTCGAGCCTGGCCGACACGGCCGCGACTTCGCGATCTGCAGATCCGCCGGCGGCCGCAGCGCGGTCCACCAGGCCCTGCAGCAACCCCAGGTGTAGACCGCAACCCACCTCGGGGTGGGCTCGGGCCAAATCTCGTACCGGGCACGCGTGCAGCCGAATGACTCGCTCCCGCCCGAGCACCTGCTCGCTGTCAGCCGACAGCGAGGCCGATGGTTCTGATCCAGCAGCCAGTTCGGCATCAAACCCCATCCGGTCGAACACCTCGGTGGCAAGCGCCGCTCCTCGAGCCAGCGCGTCACCGGCCTCCGCCGCCTCCGTGCCGTCCTGGCCCACAACGGCTTCGGGCTGGGCAGCCGCGATCCGCTCTGCCCACTGCACTCCGGCGCGCTGGGCACGCCGAGCACGTGTTTCGGCTGTCTCACCGAGCTCCATCGCGAGAATCTCGGCGAGTATCCGATAGTCCAGGCGCTCCTCGACGGCACGGTATCCGGTGCGTGGGCGCCCCACGCCGTCCCGGTTCACCCGGGTGCGCTCGATCGCTCCCTCATCGCACAAAGCGTCCAGGTGGAAACGCACGGTGGTGACGTGCAACTTCATCCGCGAAGCGAGCTCGACGGCATCAATGGCGCCGCCGTGCTCACGCACCATCCGAAGCACTCGTTCACGTTGCCGGTTGCGCGGCAGGCGATCTCGTCGCCGACGCGGACCGGCTGCAGTGTCGGTTTCCTCGTCCACCTCGCACCCTTATCCTTCCCGTGTTTAACGGATATACTTCCTCTATATTAGCAGAAGTCCATGGATTCTAACGTCCATGGAAGAGGCGAGATGCCTTGTCTGCGGCGGGAGGCAGACCAATGGGAAACACCTACTCGGTGCAGGTCCGCCGTGTATATGACCATCGGGGACGCGGCGACGGCACCCGGGTGCTGGTGGACCGGATCTGGCCGCGCGGGATGACCAAGGAAAAAGCGGATTTGGACGAATGGTGCAAGCAGATCGCGCCGTCCGATGAGCTGCGCAAGTGGTACAACCACGCTCCGGAACGGTTCGAGGAGTTCACTCGCCGCTATCAGGACGAATTGACCGAGCCTGCACGGGCCGAAGTCCTTACGCACTTGCGCCACCTCGCAAGCAGGGGAACTCTGACGCTGCTTACGGCGAGCAAGGCCGTTGACATCAGCGAGGCCACCGTGCTTGCCGCGGTGCTGCATTGACGTGGGGTCCAGCCGCATGAACCTGCTCGAGTACGTGCCGCGAACTCCGCGGCCTGCCTTCGCGGGGCCGGTCACGTCCGTCGTGGCATGACCGGTCCGGATTGTTCAGCGGGTGCTTAAAAGAGGTATTCGACACCGACGGCCCCGTCCGTGATGTGGGGTCGCGGGGTAACGGGCCCTGCGGGTGTCGGGACCGCATGGTCGGCCGGCAGCAGCTGCGACAGTGCGACCCACGCGCCTTCACATCACCGACCGGGCCATCCACACGCACCGGGCACCTCCTCAGCCCCGGCCCGTACTCGTGCCGCGGCGTTGACGAGGTTGCGCAGCGAGGCATTCACCTCGGTGCTGCGGCGGGTCTTTAGTCCGCAGTCAGGGTTGACCCACAGTCGTTCGGCGGGAACAGCTTTGAGTGCCGATCGCAGCGATTGAGCGATCTCGGCGGTTGCGGGGATTCGTGGTGAGTGGATGTCGTAGACGCCCGGACCCACGCTGTTGCCGAAGCCGATCGCATTGAGGTCGTCGAGGACCTCCATGTGGGATCGGGCGGCCTCGATGGAAGTGACGTCGGCATCCAGGTCGGCGATCGCGCCGATTACTTCGCCGAACTCCGAATAGCACAAATGGGTGTGGATCTGCGTGGAGTCGGCGACCCCGGAGGTCGCGAGCCGGAACGCGGCGACCGCCCAGGCGAGGTATCCGGCCTTGTCCTTCGAGCGCAGCGGCAGCAGTTCGCGCAGCGCCGGCTCGTCGACCTGAATGATCGCGATCCCCGCTGACTGCAGGTCCACGGTCTCGTCGCGGATGGCCAGCGCGATCTGATTGGCGGTGTCGGCTAGCGGTTGGTCGTCGCGAACAAACGACCAGGCCAGGATCGTCACCGGACCGGTCAGCATGCCCTTGACCGGCTTAGCGGTGAGTGACTGCGCGTAGGTCGCCCAGTCCACGGTCATCGGATGCGGCCGGGACACGTCGCCGTAGAGGATCGGTGGGCGCACGCAGCGGGTGCCGTAGGACTGCACCCACCCGTTGACGGTGGCGAAGAAGCCGTCGAGCTGTTCGGCGAAGTACTGCACCATGTCGTTGCGTTCCGGCTCGCCGTGCACCAGCACGTCGAGGCCGAGTTCTTCTTGCAGCCTGATCACGTCGGCGACTTCGGCCCGCATGAGGCGGATGTACTCGCTCTCGTCGATCTCGCCGGACCGTAGCTCCGCGCGCGCCTTGCGAATCGTCGAGGTCTGCGGGAACGAGCCGATCGTGGTGGTTGGCAGTGGTGGAAGATGGAGCCTGTCGTCCTGGATCGCTCGCCGAACCTCGCCGGGACCACGCTGGCTTGCCGAGGCTGCGAGGCCGTCGATGCGGGCCCGGATCTGCCTGTTGCAGAGGCGGGGGTCACTGGCGCGGGAGGCCATCGCGGCATTCGACGACTCGACCGCCGCGGCTACCGTGTCCCGTCCACCGTGCAGTGCCTTCGCCAGGGTGACGACCTCGGTGACCTTCTCGGCGCCGAACGCCAGCCAGCTGTGCAGTCGGTCGTCGACGTCGGTCTCGGCGGTCAATGAGTAGGGCACATGCAAGGTCGAGCAGGAGGTCGACACCGCCACCGAGCGGGCCGCTCCCGACAGAGTGGCAAGCCGGCACAGTGCAGCCTCGAGGTCGGTACGCCAGACGTTGCGTCCGTCGACGATTCCGGCCACCAGGGTCTTGTCGGCCAGCTCAGGCACCGCCGCAGCGGCCGAATCACCGCCGGCGACCAGGTCCAGCCCGATGGCCTCGATCGGTGTGCGCGCCAATGCGGGCAGGGCGGCGTCGAGCCCACCAAAGTAGGTGGCGACGAAGATGGCAGGGCGCTCGGCATGCGCTCCCAGCGCGGTGTAGGTGAGCTCGGCCAGCTCGGGACCGTTGTCCAGGATGTCGGTCACCAGCACCGGCTCATCAATCTGAACCCACGCCACCCTGGCCGCGGCGAGCAGGCCCAGCAGCTGGGTGTAGAGCGGAATCAGCTCGCCGAGCCGTGCGATCGGCGCGCTCGCGTCCCCAACGGCCTTGCTCAGTGCCAGAAACGTGATGGGGCCGACGATCACAGGCCGAACGGTAACGCCTTGCTGCTGAGCTTCTTTGCACTCGGCGAGGACTTTCCCCGGATGCAGCGTGAACGCGGTGTACGGGGCGATCTCCGGAACGATGTAGTGATAATTCGTGTCGAACCACTTCGTCATCTCCAGCGGCGCAACGTCCTTGGTGCCGCGCGCCGCCGCGAAATAGCGATCGAGATCGTCGGCGATGCCGGCGACGCGGGGCGGCAATGCGCCCAGCAGGGCCGCGGTGTCGAGCATCTGGTCGTAAAGGGAGAAGGTATTGACCGGTACCGAGTCCAGTCCGGCCACCGAGAGGGCGGCCCAGGTCTCGCGGCGTAGGTCAGCTGCCACCGATTCCAGATCTGCGCGGGTGGTCCGCCCCGCCCAGTACGCCTCGATCGCCCGTTTGAGTTCGCGGTGTGGGCCGATTCGTGGAGATCCAAGGATGGTGGCTGTGAAGGGTCGAGATGGCACGAGACGTCCTTTACGTTGTCGCAATTCCAGTAGGTTTACGGCCGGTGTTGTGATTGACGCTTGCCGGGCGGCCGAGCGCGCGCGATGCCCAAGGTTTTGATCGGTAGGGCTGTAGTGCCGCTTCCGCCGACTGACTTCGGCTGCGGGGCTTTGGGTGGCAATGCAGTCGCCGTCTCGATCCCGCGTGTTCCTTGAACGTCGC
It encodes the following:
- a CDS encoding slipin family protein, whose amino-acid sequence is MLILYAIAATLGLGLLWLGSNFRVIKQYQRGVIYRFGRVQSAVRGPGLTWLVPIADRLDKVNMQIITMPIPAQDGITRDNVTVRVDAVIYFNVADPRRAAVDVQDYMSAVGQLAQTSLRSIIGKSELDDLLSNREGLNQGLELMIDSPALGWGIHIDRVEIKDVVLPDSMKRSMSRQAEAERERRARVITADGELQASDKLAQAAEVMAEHPAALQLRLLQTVVEVAAEKNSTLVLPFPVELLRFLEKATPPPSGRQDRAATTTTEPVALPNGGTPRAEQPRIPDDPRGLPLDTIAASHSG
- a CDS encoding universal stress protein, with translation MATCDTRGDDDRNSFAMTQHGRSVVVGIDGSQAALDAAAWAVAEASSLGVPLRLVHVSEEKRACRSTVDTVARDAELIASAQYRVEMTAHDLGRTVHIETAVVHGRPDCALIDESRTAALVCVGTAGRGPCAHIPLGPTAAALAKHAHCPVAIIRSGGVPSADTGWVAAVQNDDPDNDAVVHRAMEEGRLRRAPVLLIDMRLDSWIRRYPDVHVRTVAARRAGTRRDDSHGDSIQLAVVGSADAEHLARLVWPNYHPVLGDAARSVLLVRR
- a CDS encoding DUF5994 family protein, with the translated sequence MSAPTLHVDALRTGPTAFRGLRLRLKRVDPSGGFLQGGWWPWTDQLHIELPLLLTALAPRMGTVDRVIYDENNWAPASSRMEFRGRSIILEGSATTSTNTLSLIAKGFTRLVLLIVPPCANPTRAYTAVMTASKPGDLSSPDELLGIGPRQAQDRRLALMAHQRWESEGGAQHRLGHKRGDGPVAAEAQEVRRAQ
- a CDS encoding helix-turn-helix transcriptional regulator; protein product: MDEETDTAAGPRRRRDRLPRNRQRERVLRMVREHGGAIDAVELASRMKLHVTTVRFHLDALCDEGAIERTRVNRDGVGRPRTGYRAVEERLDYRILAEILAMELGETAETRARRAQRAGVQWAERIAAAQPEAVVGQDGTEAAEAGDALARGAALATEVFDRMGFDAELAAGSEPSASLSADSEQVLGRERVIRLHACPVRDLARAHPEVGCGLHLGLLQGLVDRAAAAGGSADREVAAVSARLEPFVEPELCIARLAAREDPPVIEVRPRRKRRK
- a CDS encoding TetR/AcrR family transcriptional regulator, translating into MTGSRHTPTSDEEAVNRILDAVDSLVAEGGSPIRVSDVARVLGVSRQTIYRYFPGSEALVVGSQMRSANGFLDRLADHLRGWTNPAAAVVEGVAFAAEEFADDPLMTRVLEARLPGGTSASFTAGAAFGLGREMFRRYDVDWAAHGFDDAAMDDLIELAVRTVQSILLDPPERPLNPVALRNLVGRWLGPAVLYHQLTRDIDALTALTHASQMASRARGSAKLA
- a CDS encoding DUF3040 domain-containing protein gives rise to the protein MLSDDELHNLREIERRLRWTSPALGRLFDGVEPRPDESRGQRARAKMLVASAAFAGLALLGPRMLNEAETTALRRPPLPQVSPSPSEPAPSVATRISVIDLLGASTTQATATATGPAHARDTNIAVPSTGEPTTRPVERRHLSASIDSPRSPSNTDRDARAESESSC
- a CDS encoding mycofactocin-coupled SDR family oxidoreductase, coding for MNRLKGKVALVTGAARGQGRSHAVHLADEGADIIAVDICADIESNEYPLATPEDLDETAKLIEKSGQRVVTAVVDVRDRAALKAALDDAIAQLGGLHVVVANAGICPQGNHIPYRGFIDAFDVDFVGVVNTIHVSLDHLTAGGSVIVTGSIAGLVDQKDLATGGGPQGPGGAGYGMAKKMVRDYTKALALTMAPHSVRINAVHPTNVNTDMLHNLPMYRTFRPDLPDPTREDAELVFPILQAMPTPWVEPEDISHAVVYLASDESRFVTGQQLFVDAGAGLKMGM
- a CDS encoding VOC family protein; the encoded protein is MMAEPDRQPQPGPASAATATVASSLVTVSDLARSVNFYCDVFACQVALHGQDTALLLTPGGFQIYLRSKGQSRRARVGATGVQYLMWATDSQAELLRISQRLFAYDVATFSYTEDGVSFVEGCDPDGGRVLVACPSPHQLPRKVIAPRLRGRLRSLR
- a CDS encoding SDR family NAD(P)-dependent oxidoreductase; the protein is MSFEENYGPWALVAGASEGLGAALAIGAAEQGCNVALLARTESKLADVSAHIERTYGVQTRTLAVDLSDPDATHRVIEGVDDLEIGLFIYNAAAEPRGLFLDTPDDELVRNVYMNCTVPTLLTKSLAAKMVDRGRGGIALCSSGGALQGLRIFAAYGAAKAYELLLAEGLWDELRGSGVDVMGYIIGTTLTPEFRRNMDVTPDVESNLRAAGAQSPEECAARFYEVFGSGPRGYASDHIEVNFAANARLPRAEVVAAMGEHMQASFG
- a CDS encoding GTP pyrophosphokinase, with translation MPYQIAISMLTTKVCALKQEFTRRDGYCPFEAVSSRVKTHDSIVAKAQRLCCPLAADDIRANILDIAGVRITCDRVSNAYRIAARLSDLPDVTVIEVEDYIAKPKPNGCKSLHMIVETPVRLSNRVEQVPVEVQLRTIAQDHLASCDPTIPYTHLHAIADRLLDTLIQAADAAHRLDMKTERLHGEVARLWAASGSADVQLKSPHPTAIDRWRPPVGQFQ
- a CDS encoding DUF488 domain-containing protein produces the protein MGNTYSVQVRRVYDHRGRGDGTRVLVDRIWPRGMTKEKADLDEWCKQIAPSDELRKWYNHAPERFEEFTRRYQDELTEPARAEVLTHLRHLASRGTLTLLTASKAVDISEATVLAAVLH